The following nucleotide sequence is from Deltaproteobacteria bacterium.
CGGCGGGCTATGGTACCTACACGAATGAAACGGGTACAGTGGTCAACTTTCCCATACCGCAGGCGGTTTCTCAAACTTGGGTTGCCAACAACATTCAAGCAACAGGAGGATCATTAACCTACACGCGGGATACTTTGGAAATTCCTTCCAATATGCAATCGTGGCTTCCGGCCAGAAACGATTATGTCGCTCAGGGATTCCCCGCTTCCTTCGCGGCATTGTTGGGATTGCAGGAAGACGTAATGATTATTCAAAGCACCAAATTTAATCTTTTTAGCGGAGGAACTCAACCTACGTTGGCGCAGAAACAGGCGGCAGAGTTGCTCTACCATCAACGTCTGGATGCGCGGGCCGCGGCGTTGGGTGGAACAACAAACGGAAGCACGGCGATTTCATCGGCACAAAAAGATGCTTTAGTTTTGATGTCACTACAACCAAGCTTGCATTAAATTGCAACCGAAGGAGAAAAGGATGAAAAAAATTTTTGTATTGTCTTTGGCCCTCATGGGCTTTTTTGTTGTCTCTGCCGGGCAGGTTTCGGCTTGTCCGCCAAAGGATGATGGTCATCCCCATTCCTTCATGATTCTTGAACATGCCAAGGAACTGGGTTTGTCCAAAAAACAAAAGTCGCAAATTGAAAAAATGCAGAAAGATTTGTCGAAAGATATAAAAGATCTCGGACAAAAATATGATGAGAAAGTCAACGGTGTTTTGACGCCGGAACAACAGAAGAAATATGAAAACATGCAACCATCAAGTAGCTGTGGACAGCACAAAATGGGTCACCACAAAGGTTGCAAAAAAGAAGGTGGTTCCTGCTCAATGAAAAAGAAGTAAGTATTGCTTAATGAGCTTGATGAAAATTTCGGCGTAGGCTTCCCGTTTTTTTTCTCCAATGCCGTAGACAGAAGCAAAAGATTGTTGAGTGACAGGACGTATGCGTGCCATCTCCCGTAACGTCCTATCGCCAAAAATAATAAACGCGGGAACTCTTTTTTCCATGGCAAGTTCTTTTCTTTTTTTGCGCAATATCTCAAACAACTTCGAATCGACCGCTTCCCATTCTTTTTCCTTTGCTCTTTTTTGTTTCTGCGCGATTTCTTTCTTTTTCCCCGCCGCCAAGACAGGTTTGGCAAGAACCGGCGTCAACTCACCGCGCAGTATTTGCCACCCCGATGGAGTCACCGAAAGGGTTGCGTGTTCCGGTTCCCGTTTAAGAAAATTTTGACCGAGAAGTTGTTCTATCAGGGAGCGAATAAAAGAAACCGGTTTGTCACTAATCAGTCCAAAGGTTGATAAAGACTGGTGTCCCCAGCGTTCTATGTTTTCAGTGGGTGTCCCTTTCAACACACGCGCAACGTGATCGGCGCCAAAGCGCTCTTTGACGCGCAGAACACAGGAAATAATTTTTTGGGCAACAATGAGCCCATCTTCTATTTGTTCAATTTCTCCCAAACAGTAATCACAGGATTTGCAAGAGGGCTCCGGATAAATTTGTCCGAAATACTGGACCAGTGCTTTATGGCGGCACTGCGGTTGTGTGCAAAATCGGTAAAGTTTATTTAATTTTTCCGTCATGACGGCTTCATTTTTTGATCCCTTCAGCAAATAAGTCCACGTCCCGAAATCGGCTCCGCTGTAAAACAGATAGCAGAAGGAGGGGAGACCGTCCCGTCCCGCGCGCCCCGTTTCTTGCTGATAATGCTCCAAACTTTTTGGCATGGCGGCGTGGATGACAAAGCGGATATTGGAACGGTCGATCCCCATGCCAAAGGCGATTGTGGCGACAACAATATCAACTTCTTCTCTGGCGAACTGTTCATGGTGATCCTTCCGTTTCTCATCCGATAAACCCGCATGATACGGAACATTCTTTATTCCAAGATCATTGAGTTGGCCGGAAAGTTCATCCACATCGGCACGTCTGAGACAGTAAATGATTCCCGGTTCTTGCTTGTGTTTGTCGAGGATGTTGGTGATTTGGCGGACAAAGTTGGATCGGGGATATATCCGGAAAGTCAGGTTGGATCGTTCCACGGAGGCGATTGTGATGCGCGGGTTGTTCAGTTTGAGCAATTTTAATATGTCGCCTTGTACTGCTTCTGTGGCCGTTGCTGTAAAAGCATGAATGCCGATTCCTTTGAAAGTTTCTTTGAGCATTCCGAGCTTGAGGTAGTCCTCACGGAAATCATGTCCCCATTCGCTAATGCAGTGGGCTTCGTCGATCACAAAAAAGGAAAG
It contains:
- the recQ gene encoding DNA helicase RecQ codes for the protein MKEILKKYWGYTAFRPFQEETIQALLNGQDTLTVLPTGGGKSLCFQIPSLLKKGMAVVISPLISLMKDQVDALKEMGIAADYLNSSMTPEEQNRVVEKILGGELKLLYLAPERLNTPATLRLLGSIPLSFFVIDEAHCISEWGHDFREDYLKLGMLKETFKGIGIHAFTATATEAVQGDILKLLKLNNPRITIASVERSNLTFRIYPRSNFVRQITNILDKHKQEPGIIYCLRRADVDELSGQLNDLGIKNVPYHAGLSDEKRKDHHEQFAREEVDIVVATIAFGMGIDRSNIRFVIHAAMPKSLEHYQQETGRAGRDGLPSFCYLFYSGADFGTWTYLLKGSKNEAVMTEKLNKLYRFCTQPQCRHKALVQYFGQIYPEPSCKSCDYCLGEIEQIEDGLIVAQKIISCVLRVKERFGADHVARVLKGTPTENIERWGHQSLSTFGLISDKPVSFIRSLIEQLLGQNFLKREPEHATLSVTPSGWQILRGELTPVLAKPVLAAGKKKEIAQKQKRAKEKEWEAVDSKLFEILRKKRKELAMEKRVPAFIIFGDRTLREMARIRPVTQQSFASVYGIGEKKREAYAEIFIKLIKQYLLLFH